One window from the genome of Magnolia sinica isolate HGM2019 chromosome 4, MsV1, whole genome shotgun sequence encodes:
- the LOC131243844 gene encoding uncharacterized protein LOC131243844 isoform X1, producing MLEGKAVIRETDMPQEMQSHAMELAYHALDLHEISDCKSIAQHIKQKFDESYGPTWHCVVGIDFGSCITHLCGSFIFFRVEMMEFLVFKDGKDVNESKEESIGVRQKGEQNVL from the exons ATGTTGGAAGGGAAGGCGGTGATTCGCGAAACAGACATGCCGCAGGAGATGCAGAGCCATGCCATGGAGTTGGCGTACCATGCCCTTGATCTACATGAAATCTCCGACTGTAAATCCATTGCGCAGCACATAAAACAG AAGTTTGATGAATCGTATGGCCCGACATGGCACTGCGTGGTCGGCATAGATTTCGGATCCTGCATTACACACCTGTGCGGGAGTTTCATCTTCTTCCGCGTCgagatgatggagtttttggtatTCAAGGATGGTAAAGACGTTAATGAGAGCAAGGAAGAGTCGATTGGAGTGCGGCAGAAAGGAGAACAGAATGTTCTCTAA
- the LOC131243844 gene encoding uncharacterized protein LOC131243844 isoform X2 codes for MLEGKAVIRETDMPQEMQSHAMELAYHALDLHEISDCKSIAQHIKQFDESYGPTWHCVVGIDFGSCITHLCGSFIFFRVEMMEFLVFKDGKDVNESKEESIGVRQKGEQNVL; via the exons ATGTTGGAAGGGAAGGCGGTGATTCGCGAAACAGACATGCCGCAGGAGATGCAGAGCCATGCCATGGAGTTGGCGTACCATGCCCTTGATCTACATGAAATCTCCGACTGTAAATCCATTGCGCAGCACATAAAACAG TTTGATGAATCGTATGGCCCGACATGGCACTGCGTGGTCGGCATAGATTTCGGATCCTGCATTACACACCTGTGCGGGAGTTTCATCTTCTTCCGCGTCgagatgatggagtttttggtatTCAAGGATGGTAAAGACGTTAATGAGAGCAAGGAAGAGTCGATTGGAGTGCGGCAGAAAGGAGAACAGAATGTTCTCTAA